One stretch of Lacrimispora sphenoides DNA includes these proteins:
- a CDS encoding PSP1 domain-containing protein, translated as MIKVIGVRFRNAGKIYYFDPMSLEVQTGDHVIVETARGVEYGYVVLGCREVEDDKVVQPLKPVIRMATKADDEVEKRNHEKEKEAFKICKEKIRKHGLQMKLIDAEYTFDNNKVLFYFTADGRIDFRELVKDLASVFKTRIELRQVGVRDETKIVGGIGICGRTLCCHSYLSEFIPVSIKMAKEQNLSLNPTKISGVCGRLMCCLKNEEETYEELNSKLPNVGDFVTTDDGLKGEVHSVSVLRQLVKVVVTIKDEKEIREYRVDQLKFKPRRRREKAQVTDEELRALEALEKKEGKSKLDDN; from the coding sequence ATGATAAAGGTAATAGGCGTTCGGTTCCGCAACGCAGGAAAAATTTATTACTTTGATCCCATGAGCCTGGAGGTACAGACCGGGGATCATGTAATTGTGGAAACTGCCCGGGGAGTAGAATATGGTTACGTTGTCCTTGGATGCCGGGAAGTGGAAGACGATAAAGTAGTTCAGCCCTTAAAGCCGGTGATCCGTATGGCAACCAAGGCTGACGATGAAGTGGAAAAAAGAAATCATGAAAAGGAAAAGGAAGCATTTAAGATCTGCAAAGAGAAGATCAGAAAGCACGGTCTTCAGATGAAGCTGATTGATGCGGAATATACCTTTGACAATAATAAGGTGCTGTTTTATTTTACTGCGGACGGAAGAATCGATTTCAGGGAGCTTGTCAAGGATCTGGCTTCTGTTTTCAAGACCAGGATCGAGCTTCGTCAGGTAGGAGTCCGGGATGAGACAAAGATCGTGGGAGGAATCGGCATCTGCGGAAGAACCTTATGCTGCCATTCCTACCTTTCAGAATTCATACCTGTATCCATTAAGATGGCAAAAGAGCAGAATCTGTCTTTAAATCCTACCAAGATATCCGGTGTTTGCGGAAGGCTTATGTGCTGCTTAAAGAATGAAGAGGAAACCTATGAGGAGCTTAACAGCAAGCTTCCCAATGTAGGTGATTTTGTGACAACGGATGACGGACTTAAGGGAGAGGTTCATTCCGTAAGCGTTTTAAGGCAGCTGGTAAAGGTGGTTGTAACCATTAAGGATGAAAAAGAAATCCGGGAATACCGGGTGGATCAGCTGAAGTTTAAGCCCAGACGCCGTCGGGAGAAGGCTCAGGTAACAGATGAGGAGTTAAGGGCATTAGAGGCTCTTGAAAAGAAAGAAGGAAAGTCTAAGTTAGATGACAATTGA
- the rsmI gene encoding 16S rRNA (cytidine(1402)-2'-O)-methyltransferase — protein sequence MTKKRKRLGAGKLEENKGKLFLCATPIGNLDDITLRVLNTLKEVDLIAAEDTRHSIKLLNHFDIKTPMTSYHEYNKVEKARYLVEQMKQGVQIALITDAGTPGISDPGEELVKQCYEAGIELTSLPGPAACITALTLSGLGTRRFSFEAFLPTDKKEKQWILEELKEETRTMIIYEAPHRLVRTLKELYEALGDRRITICRELTKRFETAFRTTFLEALKAYEEEDPKGECVIVIEGKSIREKIEERSMASREMSMEEHMELYESQGIDRKEAMRMVAKDRGISKREVYQYLLNHEL from the coding sequence ATGACGAAAAAGAGGAAACGGCTGGGAGCAGGAAAATTGGAAGAGAATAAAGGAAAGTTATTTTTGTGTGCAACGCCCATAGGGAATCTTGATGATATTACCCTGAGGGTTTTAAATACGTTAAAGGAAGTGGATTTGATCGCGGCGGAAGATACCCGCCACAGCATCAAGCTTTTAAACCATTTTGATATAAAGACACCCATGACAAGCTACCATGAGTATAATAAGGTGGAAAAAGCCAGGTACCTGGTGGAGCAGATGAAACAAGGAGTTCAGATTGCCTTAATCACAGATGCAGGGACGCCGGGTATCTCGGATCCTGGAGAGGAACTGGTAAAGCAGTGCTATGAGGCAGGGATTGAGCTGACATCTCTTCCCGGACCGGCGGCCTGTATTACGGCTCTCACTCTTTCCGGGCTTGGTACCAGACGTTTTTCATTTGAAGCGTTTTTACCGACTGATAAGAAGGAGAAGCAGTGGATTTTAGAGGAGCTTAAGGAAGAGACCAGGACCATGATCATTTACGAAGCGCCTCACCGGCTTGTCAGAACCTTAAAGGAGCTTTATGAGGCTTTGGGAGATCGGAGGATCACCATTTGCAGGGAGCTTACGAAACGTTTTGAAACAGCGTTTCGAACAACCTTTTTGGAAGCCTTAAAGGCTTATGAAGAGGAAGATCCAAAGGGCGAGTGTGTCATCGTCATAGAGGGAAAGAGCATCAGGGAGAAAATAGAGGAAAGATCCATGGCTTCCCGGGAGATGTCCATGGAGGAACACATGGAGCTTTACGAAAGCCAGGGGATAGACCGGAAAGAAGCAATGCGCATGGTGGCAAAAGACAGGGGAATCAGCAAGAGAGAGGTTTATCAGTACCTGTTGAATCATGAATTGTAA
- a CDS encoding beta-ketoacyl-ACP synthase III, whose translation MTTRIIGTGSAVPEQVVTNDDLAGFVDTSDEWIRTRTGIKERRIASAESGTSDLAIQAAKEALINAGVSADELDIIILATSSADCCFPSGACEVQAAIGAHRAAAFDLSAACSGFVYALNTVHGFIKAGIYRTGLVIGADTLSKLIDWNDRSTCVLFGDGAGAAVVRAEEKGILHMTMGADGTRGSALECGGRTTGNFLTGEKPELGYMTMDGQEVFKFAVKTVPEAIKQVVEESGTDIEEIKYFILHQANYRIFESIAKRLKIPMEKFPTNLERFGNTSGATIPILLDEMNREGKLQRGDKLVFAGFGAGLTWGATLLEW comes from the coding sequence ATGACAACAAGAATAATAGGAACAGGTTCAGCTGTCCCGGAGCAAGTGGTAACCAATGATGATCTGGCAGGGTTTGTGGATACCAGTGATGAGTGGATAAGGACCAGGACCGGAATAAAGGAAAGGCGGATCGCATCGGCGGAGTCGGGAACCTCTGATCTGGCCATACAGGCTGCAAAAGAGGCGCTTATCAATGCCGGTGTATCGGCAGATGAACTGGATATCATCATTTTAGCCACTTCTTCTGCGGACTGCTGTTTCCCCAGCGGTGCCTGTGAGGTACAGGCGGCAATCGGAGCTCACAGGGCAGCTGCTTTTGATTTAAGTGCGGCATGCTCCGGATTTGTTTATGCCCTAAATACAGTTCACGGCTTTATTAAGGCCGGGATCTACCGGACCGGGCTCGTGATCGGGGCGGATACCTTAAGTAAACTGATTGACTGGAATGACAGAAGCACCTGCGTTCTGTTCGGGGATGGAGCCGGAGCGGCTGTCGTTCGAGCGGAAGAAAAGGGAATCCTTCACATGACCATGGGAGCGGATGGCACCAGGGGAAGCGCTCTGGAATGCGGAGGAAGGACCACAGGAAACTTCCTCACAGGAGAGAAGCCGGAGCTTGGATATATGACCATGGACGGCCAGGAGGTGTTCAAATTTGCAGTCAAGACTGTGCCGGAGGCCATTAAACAGGTAGTGGAAGAAAGCGGAACCGACATAGAAGAAATTAAATATTTTATTCTGCATCAGGCAAATTACCGGATTTTTGAATCCATCGCAAAGCGGTTGAAGATACCTATGGAAAAGTTTCCTACCAATCTGGAACGGTTTGGAAATACATCAGGAGCAACCATACCAATCCTTTTGGATGAGATGAACCGGGAAGGAAAGCTGCAGCGGGGAGATAAACTCGTATTTGCCGGCTTTGGAGCAGGATTAACCTGGGGAGCCACTCTTTTGGAGTGGTAA
- a CDS encoding tRNA1(Val) (adenine(37)-N6)-methyltransferase: MTIDLKDNERIDDLQRNGYQIIQNRDGFCFGMDAVLLSGFALVKQGEKAIDLGTGTGIIPLLLEAKNQGLHYTGLEIQEAMAEMARRSVALNHLEEKISIVTGDIKEASRLFGAASFDVVTSNPPYMNDSHGLKNPELPKAIARHEVLCTLHDVTREAAKLLRPGGRFYMVHRPHRLVEIITALKSCGLEPKRMKMVHPYVDREANMVLIEAVRGGRSMIKVEAPVIVYKEPGVYTDEIYTIYGY, translated from the coding sequence ATGACAATTGATTTAAAAGATAATGAACGTATAGATGATCTGCAAAGAAACGGATATCAGATCATACAGAACCGGGATGGGTTCTGCTTTGGTATGGATGCGGTCCTTCTTTCGGGATTTGCGCTGGTAAAGCAGGGGGAAAAGGCGATAGATTTAGGGACAGGCACCGGGATCATCCCCCTCCTTTTGGAGGCTAAAAATCAGGGCCTTCATTATACCGGGCTGGAGATTCAGGAAGCGATGGCGGAAATGGCCAGAAGGAGCGTGGCCTTAAATCATCTGGAAGAAAAAATATCCATTGTTACGGGAGATATAAAGGAAGCCAGCCGTTTATTTGGCGCGGCTTCCTTTGACGTAGTGACCTCCAATCCCCCGTATATGAACGATTCTCACGGCCTTAAGAATCCGGAACTGCCTAAGGCCATTGCCCGTCACGAAGTGTTATGCACCCTTCATGATGTAACAAGAGAAGCAGCAAAGCTTTTGCGTCCGGGCGGGAGGTTTTACATGGTACACCGGCCTCATCGGCTTGTTGAGATTATAACGGCTTTAAAAAGCTGTGGTTTAGAGCCAAAGCGGATGAAGATGGTTCATCCCTATGTGGACAGAGAAGCCAACATGGTTCTCATTGAAGCTGTAAGGGGAGGAAGATCCATGATCAAGGTGGAGGCTCCTGTTATTGTATATAAAGAACCAGGTGTGTATACGGATGAGATCTATACCATTTACGGGTATTGA